Proteins from one Paracoccus aminovorans genomic window:
- a CDS encoding YggS family pyridoxal phosphate-dependent enzyme — MTDQPTAPFSPDELARFGADPLTTFRDNLAAVEQRIARACAQAGRNRAEVRLLPITKTVPAHVLRLAFAAGIRDFGENKIQEAMGKHEALSDLDIRWCIVGHLQTNKVKFLTRFAHEFHALDSLRLAEALDRRLAQEGRDLDVYLQVNTSDEDSKFGLHPDELLPLVEALPRFPRLRPKGLMTLALFSTDMDRVRPCFARLRALRDKARAVDPRIAGLSMGMSGDYELAIAEGATVVRVGQAIFGARPTPDSLYWPGFAPGAT, encoded by the coding sequence ATGACCGATCAGCCGACCGCCCCTTTCTCGCCCGATGAGCTTGCGCGTTTCGGCGCCGATCCGCTGACCACCTTTCGCGACAACCTGGCTGCGGTCGAGCAGCGGATCGCCCGCGCCTGCGCCCAGGCCGGCCGGAACCGCGCCGAGGTGCGGCTGCTGCCGATCACCAAGACCGTGCCCGCGCATGTCCTGCGCCTGGCCTTCGCCGCCGGCATCCGCGACTTCGGCGAAAACAAGATCCAGGAGGCGATGGGCAAGCACGAGGCGCTGTCCGATCTGGACATCCGCTGGTGCATCGTCGGCCATCTGCAAACCAACAAGGTCAAGTTTCTGACCCGCTTCGCGCATGAATTCCATGCCCTGGACAGCCTGCGGCTGGCCGAGGCGCTGGACCGGCGTCTGGCGCAGGAGGGGCGCGACCTCGACGTCTATCTGCAGGTCAATACCTCGGACGAGGACAGCAAGTTCGGCCTGCACCCCGACGAACTGCTGCCCCTGGTCGAGGCGCTGCCACGCTTTCCGCGCCTGCGTCCCAAGGGGCTGATGACGCTGGCGCTGTTCAGCACCGACATGGACCGGGTGCGTCCCTGCTTTGCGCGGCTGCGGGCTTTGCGCGACAAGGCGCGGGCGGTCGATCCGCGGATCGCTGGGCTTTCGATGGGCATGTCGGGCGACTACGAACTGGCCATCGCCGAAGGGGCGACCGTGGTCCGGGTGGGGCAGGCGATCTTCGGCGCCCGGCCGACTCCCGACAGCCTGTACTGGCCGGGCTTCGCGCCCGGCGCGACCTGA
- a CDS encoding IS110 family RNA-guided transposase, producing MDYFAGLDVSLEMTSICIVDADGAVMKEAKVASEPGDLVAFFEQCGMVMKRIGLEAGAPSQWLYGGMAEASLPVVCIETRHAKAALSAMPNKTDRNDARGIANIMRTGWFRAVHVKTQTAQELRFLLVARQTLVRKLMDIELAIRGMLRSFGMKMGVVSKRNFEARVLELAGGRAMLMRALNPMLTARRALAIEYANLQKVAMDFARDDDVCRRLMTVPGVGPIVALTYRATIDVPSRFRRSKSVGAHLGLTPRAYQSGEVDWNGRVSKSGDAMARAALYEAAHILLTRVKRWSSLKAWGMRLVKNRGHKRAVTALARRMSVLMHRIWVEGTVFIWKTGDSQVVAPAAVGGA from the coding sequence ATGGACTATTTTGCAGGACTGGATGTTTCCCTTGAGATGACGAGCATCTGCATCGTGGATGCTGATGGGGCCGTGATGAAGGAGGCGAAGGTTGCTTCCGAACCGGGCGACCTCGTTGCGTTCTTCGAGCAGTGCGGCATGGTGATGAAGCGGATCGGCCTTGAAGCCGGCGCTCCGTCGCAATGGCTTTACGGCGGCATGGCCGAAGCCAGTCTGCCGGTCGTGTGCATCGAGACGCGGCACGCCAAGGCGGCGCTGTCGGCCATGCCGAACAAGACCGACCGCAACGATGCGCGCGGGATCGCCAACATCATGCGCACCGGCTGGTTCCGCGCCGTGCATGTGAAGACGCAGACCGCACAGGAGCTGCGCTTCCTGCTGGTTGCTAGACAGACGCTGGTGCGCAAGCTGATGGATATCGAGCTGGCGATCAGAGGCATGCTGCGAAGCTTCGGTATGAAGATGGGCGTGGTATCCAAGCGCAACTTCGAAGCGCGCGTTCTGGAACTCGCCGGGGGCCGTGCGATGCTGATGCGGGCGCTCAATCCGATGCTGACCGCGAGGCGCGCCCTGGCCATCGAATATGCCAACCTGCAAAAGGTGGCGATGGACTTCGCCCGTGACGACGACGTGTGCCGCCGGCTGATGACCGTTCCCGGCGTCGGCCCGATCGTGGCGCTGACCTATCGTGCGACCATCGACGTGCCGTCGCGGTTCCGACGCTCCAAATCGGTCGGGGCGCATCTGGGGCTGACGCCGCGCGCCTACCAGTCTGGCGAGGTCGACTGGAACGGGCGCGTCTCCAAGAGCGGCGACGCGATGGCGCGGGCCGCCCTCTACGAGGCCGCACACATCTTGCTGACCCGCGTGAAACGCTGGTCGTCGTTGAAGGCGTGGGGCATGCGGCTGGTGAAGAACCGCGGGCACAAGCGGGCTGTTACCGCGCTTGCGCGCCGGATGTCCGTGCTGATGCATCGTATCTGGGTCGAGGGAACTGTCTTCATCTGGAAGACGGGCGATAGCCAAGTCGTGGCCCCCGCCGCAGTTGGCGGAGCATGA
- a CDS encoding HAD-IC family P-type ATPase: MGDRMQASAPAGAAGGTPWHAQEIGAALDRAGSTPHGLTAAEAAARLARNGLNRLPEPPRGNPLLRFLRHFHSALIYFLLSAAVAAAVLGHMVDAVVIAFVVAANAVIGFIQEGRAEQALDAIRQMIAPRAPVLRDGHRVSVPAEEIVPGDIVLLEPGDRVPADLRLIKVRNLLIDEALLTGESVAAEKQEPPVAAASDLGDRGSMAYSGSLVAAGQGAGVAVATGEDSELGRISRLMGSAQPLVTPLLRQIDGFGRRFTWIAILGAALVFAVATLLRGYPWDEALIVVVALAVGVVPEGLPAVITITLAIGVRRMAARHAIIRRLPAVETLGATSIICSDKTGTLTRNEMTARRIVLAERQLVAEGVGYAPVGGLRGPDGAPLPAGELAQGAVADLIACGLLCNDSRLHQHDGDWRVEGDPMEGALVTLAAKGGLDTAQVRRAWPRMDEIPFDAEYRYMATLHRAADGGGTIFVKGAPERLLAMCAEQAGGRPLDPAYWAARIAEAASGGERVLGFACKPAETDRIDPGTLDRGLVFLGLVGFIDPPRDEAVAAVAECRSAGIGVKMITGDHGATAAAIARQLGLAEAPKVVAGADLDAVPDADLPRLALATHVFARANPEHKLRIVRALQSTGAVVAMTGDGVNDAPALKQADVGIAMGRKGTEAAKQAAQMVLTDDDFATIVRAVHEGRTVYDNIRKVIAWTVPTNGGEALMIVAAIALGLALPMTAVQILWLNLVLTVTLGLVLAFEPAEPGTMTRRPRAPDSPLLTPFLVWRILFVSLLFTLGSFGIFFWAEIRQLSEETARTMVVNTLVVMEIFYLFNVRYLHGRSFTWQGALGTPMVLAAVALVVIAQLAFTYAPWMQALFATGPVPLAEGLIILLAGVATFAILEVEKAFFQRTGLMDRMGGA; the protein is encoded by the coding sequence ATGGGCGACAGGATGCAGGCATCGGCCCCCGCCGGGGCTGCAGGCGGCACGCCCTGGCACGCGCAGGAGATCGGTGCCGCCCTGGACCGCGCCGGCAGCACGCCCCATGGCCTGACCGCGGCCGAGGCCGCCGCCCGATTGGCGCGCAATGGCCTCAACCGCCTGCCCGAGCCACCGCGCGGCAACCCGTTGTTGCGTTTCCTGCGTCATTTCCACAGCGCGCTGATCTATTTCCTGCTGTCCGCGGCCGTCGCGGCGGCGGTGCTGGGCCATATGGTCGATGCCGTGGTGATCGCCTTCGTCGTGGCGGCCAATGCCGTCATTGGCTTCATCCAGGAGGGTCGGGCCGAGCAGGCGCTGGATGCGATCCGGCAGATGATCGCGCCCCGGGCGCCGGTGCTGCGCGACGGCCATCGCGTCTCGGTCCCGGCCGAGGAGATCGTGCCGGGCGACATCGTGCTGCTGGAGCCCGGCGACCGCGTGCCGGCGGATCTGCGGCTGATCAAGGTGCGCAACCTGCTGATCGACGAGGCGCTGCTGACCGGCGAGTCCGTCGCGGCCGAGAAGCAGGAGCCGCCGGTTGCCGCCGCGTCGGACCTGGGCGACCGCGGCTCGATGGCCTATTCCGGCAGCTTGGTCGCGGCGGGGCAGGGCGCCGGCGTGGCGGTGGCGACGGGCGAGGACAGCGAACTGGGCCGCATCAGCCGGCTGATGGGCAGCGCGCAGCCGCTGGTCACGCCGCTTCTGCGCCAGATCGACGGCTTTGGCCGGCGCTTCACCTGGATCGCGATCCTGGGTGCGGCCCTGGTCTTTGCCGTCGCGACGCTGCTGCGCGGCTATCCCTGGGACGAGGCCTTGATCGTCGTGGTGGCGCTGGCCGTGGGCGTGGTGCCCGAGGGGCTGCCGGCGGTGATCACCATCACGCTCGCCATCGGTGTCCGGCGCATGGCGGCCCGTCATGCCATCATTCGCCGGCTGCCGGCTGTCGAGACCCTGGGCGCGACCTCGATCATCTGCTCGGACAAGACCGGCACCCTGACCCGCAACGAGATGACGGCCCGCCGGATCGTGCTGGCCGAGCGCCAGCTTGTGGCCGAGGGTGTCGGCTATGCGCCGGTGGGCGGATTGCGCGGGCCGGACGGCGCCCCCCTGCCGGCCGGGGAACTGGCGCAGGGCGCCGTCGCCGATCTGATCGCCTGCGGGCTTTTGTGCAACGATTCCCGGCTGCACCAGCACGACGGCGATTGGCGCGTCGAGGGCGACCCGATGGAGGGGGCGCTGGTCACCCTGGCCGCCAAGGGCGGGCTCGACACCGCGCAGGTTCGGCGGGCATGGCCCCGGATGGACGAAATCCCCTTCGATGCCGAATATCGCTATATGGCGACGCTGCACCGCGCGGCCGATGGCGGCGGGACCATCTTCGTCAAGGGTGCGCCCGAGCGGCTGCTGGCCATGTGCGCCGAGCAGGCCGGCGGTCGGCCGCTGGACCCGGCCTATTGGGCGGCGCGGATCGCCGAGGCCGCCTCGGGAGGCGAGCGGGTGCTGGGTTTTGCCTGCAAACCCGCCGAGACCGACCGGATCGACCCCGGCACGCTGGACCGGGGCCTCGTGTTCCTGGGGCTCGTCGGCTTCATCGACCCGCCGCGCGACGAGGCGGTGGCGGCGGTCGCCGAATGCCGCTCGGCCGGGATCGGGGTCAAGATGATCACCGGCGACCACGGCGCGACCGCCGCGGCCATCGCCCGGCAGCTGGGGCTGGCCGAGGCGCCGAAGGTCGTCGCCGGCGCCGATCTCGACGCGGTCCCGGACGCCGACCTGCCGCGGCTGGCGCTGGCGACGCATGTCTTCGCCCGCGCCAACCCCGAGCACAAGCTGCGCATCGTCCGGGCCTTGCAATCGACCGGCGCGGTGGTCGCCATGACCGGCGACGGCGTCAATGACGCGCCCGCGCTCAAGCAGGCGGACGTTGGCATCGCCATGGGCCGCAAGGGCACCGAGGCCGCCAAGCAGGCGGCGCAGATGGTGCTGACCGACGACGATTTCGCCACCATCGTCCGCGCCGTGCACGAAGGCCGCACGGTCTATGACAATATCCGCAAGGTGATCGCCTGGACCGTGCCGACCAATGGCGGCGAGGCGCTGATGATCGTCGCCGCCATCGCCTTGGGGCTGGCGCTGCCGATGACGGCGGTGCAGATCCTGTGGCTGAACCTGGTGCTGACGGTCACGCTGGGCCTGGTGCTGGCCTTCGAGCCGGCCGAGCCCGGCACGATGACGCGCCGCCCCCGCGCGCCCGACAGCCCGCTGCTGACGCCCTTCCTGGTCTGGCGCATCCTGTTCGTGTCGCTGCTGTTCACGCTGGGCAGTTTCGGCATCTTCTTCTGGGCCGAGATCCGCCAGCTTTCCGAAGAAACGGCGCGGACCATGGTGGTCAACACGCTGGTGGTGATGGAGATTTTCTATCTGTTCAACGTCCGCTATCTGCACGGCCGTTCCTTCACCTGGCAGGGCGCTCTGGGGACGCCCATGGTGCTGGCGGCGGTCGCCCTGGTGGTGATCGCGCAGCTGGCCTTTACCTATGCGCCTTGGATGCAGGCGCTTT
- a CDS encoding carbohydrate ABC transporter permease: MRLKPSAIVMVLYLLFLLIPIYWLVNMSLKTNAEITGSFSLYPHNLTLRNYRVILTDPSWYMGYVNSIIYVVMNTVISIAVALPAAYAFSRYNFMGDKHLFFWLLTNRMSPPAVFALPFFQLYSSIGLFDTHIAVALAHCLFNVPLAVWILEGFMRGVPKEIDETAYIDGYSFPRFFVRIFMPLIASGIGVAAFFCFMFSWVELLLSRTLTSVNAKPIAATMTRTVSASGMDWGVLAAAGVLTIIPGALVIWFVRNYIAKGFALGRV; encoded by the coding sequence ATGCGCCTCAAACCCTCGGCCATCGTCATGGTGCTTTACCTGCTGTTCCTGCTGATTCCGATCTATTGGCTGGTCAACATGAGCCTGAAGACCAATGCCGAGATCACCGGCAGCTTCAGCCTCTACCCGCACAACCTGACGCTGCGGAACTACCGGGTGATCCTGACCGACCCCAGCTGGTATATGGGCTATGTGAACTCGATCATCTATGTGGTTATGAACACGGTGATTTCCATCGCCGTGGCGCTGCCCGCCGCCTATGCCTTCTCGCGCTACAACTTCATGGGCGACAAGCACCTGTTCTTCTGGCTCTTGACCAACCGCATGTCGCCGCCGGCGGTCTTCGCGCTGCCCTTCTTCCAGCTTTATTCCTCGATCGGGCTGTTCGACACCCATATCGCGGTGGCGCTGGCGCATTGCCTCTTCAACGTGCCGCTGGCGGTCTGGATCCTGGAAGGCTTCATGCGCGGCGTGCCGAAGGAGATCGACGAGACCGCCTATATCGACGGCTACAGCTTCCCGCGCTTCTTCGTGCGGATCTTCATGCCGCTGATCGCCTCGGGCATCGGGGTCGCGGCCTTCTTCTGCTTCATGTTCTCCTGGGTCGAGCTGCTCTTGTCGCGTACGCTGACCTCGGTGAACGCCAAGCCCATCGCCGCGACCATGACCCGCACGGTCAGCGCATCCGGCATGGACTGGGGCGTGCTGGCGGCGGCGGGGGTGCTGACCATCATCCCCGGCGCGCTCGTCATCTGGTTCGTGCGCAACTACATTGCCAAGGGCTTCGCCCTGGGGAGGGTGTGA
- a CDS encoding ABC transporter substrate-binding protein, with product MVTGAPAWADMEAAKKFLDAEIGEMSTLPRADQEKEMQWFIDAAKPLAGMEIKVVSETITTHEYESKVLAPAFTAITGIKITHDLIGEGDVVEKLQTQMQTGENIYDGYVNDSDLIGTHWRYQQARDLTKWMAEEGKDFTSPTLDLPDFIGLKFTTAPDGDLYQLPDQQFANLYWFRYDWFNDQKTKDDFKAKYGYDLGVPVNWSAYEDIAEFFTGRDMSYIEGGPKKAWGNMDYGKKDPSLGWRYTDAWMSMAGMGDKGEPNGLPVDEWGIRVDENSRPVGSCVARGGATNDAAAVYAVTKAIDWLKKYTPPEAMGMTFGEAGPVPARGDIAQQMFWYTAFTADMVKPGTPVMNEDGTPKWRMAPSPHGAYWSDGTKIGYQDVGSWTLLKSTPVDRAQAAWLYAQFVTSKTVDVKKSDVGLTFIRQSTIDSQHFTDRAPKLGGLVEFYRSPARTQWSPTGTNIPDYPKLAQLWWQNIGDALSGAKTPQEALDALCAEQEKVLARLERSKVQGDLGPKLNEEKDPQEWLDAPGAPVGKLENEKPQGETVSYDELIKSWQK from the coding sequence ATGGTCACGGGTGCCCCGGCCTGGGCCGACATGGAGGCCGCCAAGAAATTCCTGGACGCCGAGATCGGGGAGATGTCCACGCTGCCCCGCGCCGACCAGGAAAAGGAAATGCAGTGGTTCATCGACGCCGCGAAGCCGCTGGCGGGGATGGAGATCAAGGTGGTCTCGGAAACCATCACCACGCATGAATATGAATCCAAGGTGCTGGCCCCGGCCTTTACCGCGATCACCGGCATCAAGATCACCCACGACCTGATCGGCGAGGGCGACGTCGTCGAAAAGCTGCAGACCCAGATGCAGACCGGCGAGAACATCTATGACGGCTATGTCAACGACTCGGACCTGATCGGCACGCATTGGCGCTATCAGCAGGCCCGCGACCTGACCAAGTGGATGGCCGAAGAGGGCAAGGACTTCACCAGCCCGACGCTGGACCTGCCCGATTTCATCGGGTTGAAGTTCACCACCGCGCCGGACGGCGACCTGTACCAGCTGCCCGACCAGCAGTTCGCGAACCTCTACTGGTTCCGCTACGACTGGTTCAACGACCAGAAGACCAAGGACGATTTCAAGGCCAAATACGGCTACGACCTGGGCGTGCCGGTGAACTGGTCGGCCTATGAGGACATCGCCGAATTCTTCACCGGCCGCGACATGTCCTATATCGAGGGCGGTCCCAAGAAGGCCTGGGGCAACATGGACTATGGCAAGAAGGACCCCAGCCTGGGCTGGCGCTACACCGATGCCTGGATGTCCATGGCCGGCATGGGCGACAAGGGCGAGCCGAACGGCCTGCCGGTCGACGAATGGGGCATCCGGGTCGACGAGAACTCGCGCCCGGTCGGCTCCTGCGTGGCGCGCGGCGGCGCGACCAATGACGCGGCGGCGGTCTATGCCGTGACCAAGGCCATCGACTGGCTCAAGAAATACACGCCGCCGGAAGCCATGGGCATGACCTTCGGCGAGGCCGGCCCGGTCCCGGCGCGCGGCGACATCGCCCAGCAGATGTTCTGGTATACCGCCTTCACCGCCGACATGGTCAAGCCCGGCACCCCGGTGATGAACGAGGACGGCACGCCGAAATGGCGCATGGCCCCCAGCCCGCATGGCGCCTATTGGTCCGACGGCACCAAGATCGGCTACCAGGACGTGGGCAGCTGGACGCTCTTGAAATCCACCCCGGTGGACCGCGCGCAGGCCGCCTGGCTTTATGCGCAATTCGTGACCTCGAAGACGGTCGATGTGAAGAAATCGGACGTGGGCCTAACCTTCATCCGCCAGTCCACCATCGACAGCCAGCACTTCACCGATCGCGCGCCCAAGCTGGGCGGTCTGGTCGAGTTCTATCGCTCGCCCGCCCGCACGCAATGGTCGCCGACCGGCACCAATATCCCGGACTATCCGAAGCTGGCGCAGCTCTGGTGGCAGAATATCGGCGATGCGCTGTCGGGCGCCAAGACCCCGCAAGAGGCGCTGGACGCGCTTTGCGCCGAGCAGGAAAAGGTGCTGGCCCGTCTGGAGCGCTCGAAGGTGCAGGGCGATCTGGGTCCGAAGCTGAACGAGGAAAAGGACCCGCAGGAATGGCTCGATGCCCCCGGCGCGCCGGTCGGCAAGCTGGAAAACGAAAAGCCGCAGGGCGAGACGGTTTCCTATGACGAGCTGATCAAGTCCTGGCAGAAATGA
- a CDS encoding DUF2160 domain-containing protein — translation MTDLAVRRVNWTAICIAAVTVLGAALAFLLWATPSTSGEKQWFDPMIPGGWMAWTFPVALFFWVIASLLTLFTILALRFPETPRTGILRIETTRGDRLFISLLGSAFICLGWLFFAGPPLWWALALCLVFAAAVFRWV, via the coding sequence ATGACCGACCTGGCCGTTCGCCGCGTCAACTGGACCGCGATCTGCATCGCTGCCGTCACCGTGCTGGGCGCTGCCCTGGCGTTCCTGCTCTGGGCCACCCCCAGCACGAGCGGCGAAAAGCAATGGTTCGACCCGATGATCCCCGGCGGCTGGATGGCCTGGACCTTCCCGGTCGCGCTGTTCTTCTGGGTGATCGCCAGCCTGCTGACGCTTTTCACCATTCTTGCGCTGCGGTTTCCCGAAACCCCGCGCACCGGCATCCTGCGCATCGAGACGACGCGCGGGGACCGGCTGTTCATCAGCCTGCTCGGCTCGGCTTTCATCTGCCTGGGCTGGCTGTTCTTCGCGGGCCCGCCGCTGTGGTGGGCACTCGCGCTGTGCCTTGTCTTTGCCGCAGCGGTGTTCCGCTGGGTCTAA
- the glpK gene encoding glycerol kinase GlpK yields the protein MIHILAIDQGTTSSRAIVFDTKLNPVASAQKEFPQHFPASGWVEHDALDLWVSVAGVARAAVEKAGLHAADIAAIGITNQRETTLLWDRKTGQPLHRAIVWQDRRTAALCDRLKAEGHEPMISARTGLLLDPYFSGTKLKWLLDNVDGARARAQAGELAFGTVDSWLIWNLTGGKRHVTDATNAARTLLYNIAENRWDDEICALLGIPMALLPEVRDCAGDFGMTRADLFGREIPILGVAGDQQAATVGQACFAPGMMKSTYGTGCFALLNTGVDMVPSSNRLLTTIAYRLNGRTTYALEGSIFIAGAVVQWLRDGLKIIRDAAETQPLAEAADPSQELLLVPAFTGLGAPYWRPECRGAIFGLTRNSGPAEFARAALESVGFQTRDLLEAMRADWPAAAEGVLRVDGGMVASDWTMQFLADILGAPVDRPRVTETTALGAGYLAGLAAGLCPDPDSFAQDWALERRFLPEMAQERRQHRYARWQKAVQATIAAAAP from the coding sequence ATGATCCATATCCTTGCCATCGACCAGGGCACGACCTCGTCGCGCGCCATCGTCTTCGACACCAAGCTCAACCCCGTCGCTTCGGCGCAAAAGGAGTTCCCTCAGCATTTCCCCGCCTCGGGCTGGGTCGAGCACGACGCCCTGGACTTGTGGGTCAGCGTCGCCGGCGTGGCGCGGGCGGCGGTGGAAAAGGCCGGGCTGCATGCCGCGGACATCGCCGCCATCGGCATCACCAACCAGCGCGAGACGACGCTCTTGTGGGACCGCAAGACCGGCCAGCCGCTGCACCGCGCCATCGTCTGGCAGGACCGCCGCACCGCCGCGCTCTGCGACCGGCTGAAGGCCGAGGGGCACGAGCCGATGATCTCGGCACGCACCGGGCTGCTGCTCGATCCCTATTTCTCGGGCACCAAGCTGAAATGGCTGCTGGACAACGTGGACGGCGCGCGAGCCCGGGCGCAGGCGGGCGAACTGGCCTTCGGCACCGTCGACAGCTGGCTGATCTGGAACCTGACCGGCGGCAAGCGGCACGTCACCGACGCCACCAATGCCGCCCGCACCCTGCTTTACAACATCGCCGAAAACCGCTGGGACGACGAGATATGCGCGCTTCTGGGCATCCCGATGGCGCTGCTGCCCGAGGTCCGGGACTGCGCCGGCGATTTCGGCATGACCCGCGCCGACCTTTTCGGCCGCGAGATCCCGATCCTCGGCGTCGCCGGCGACCAGCAGGCCGCGACTGTGGGCCAGGCCTGCTTCGCGCCCGGGATGATGAAATCGACCTATGGCACCGGCTGCTTCGCGCTTCTGAACACCGGCGTCGACATGGTGCCCTCGTCGAACCGGCTGCTGACCACCATCGCCTATCGCCTGAACGGACGAACGACCTATGCGCTGGAGGGCTCGATCTTCATCGCCGGGGCCGTGGTGCAATGGCTGCGCGACGGGCTGAAGATCATCCGCGACGCCGCCGAGACCCAGCCGCTGGCCGAGGCCGCCGATCCCTCGCAGGAACTGCTGCTGGTCCCGGCCTTTACCGGCCTTGGCGCGCCCTATTGGCGGCCCGAGTGCCGGGGCGCGATCTTTGGCCTGACGCGCAACTCGGGCCCGGCGGAATTCGCCCGCGCGGCGCTGGAAAGCGTCGGCTTCCAGACCCGCGACCTGCTCGAAGCGATGCGCGCCGACTGGCCCGCCGCGGCCGAGGGCGTGCTGCGCGTCGACGGCGGCATGGTGGCCAGCGACTGGACCATGCAGTTCCTGGCCGACATCCTGGGCGCGCCGGTGGACCGGCCGCGGGTGACCGAGACCACGGCGCTGGGCGCCGGCTATCTGGCCGGACTGGCCGCGGGGCTTTGCCCGGATCCCGACAGCTTCGCCCAGGATTGGGCCCTGGAGCGGCGGTTCCTGCCGGAAATGGCGCAGGAGCGCCGGCAGCACCGCTATGCCCGCTGGCAGAAGGCGGTGCAGGCGACCATCGCGGCCGCCGCGCCCTGA